The Salvelinus fontinalis isolate EN_2023a chromosome 39, ASM2944872v1, whole genome shotgun sequence genome has a window encoding:
- the LOC129838734 gene encoding protein Wnt-5b encodes PPSLSLLFQSVYNLANVACKCHGVSGSCSLKTCWLQLADFRRVGEFLKEKYDSAAAMRIGRKGKLEQVDKRFNVPTPEDLVYTDQSPDYCLKNDTTGSMGTLGRLCNKTSEGMDGCELMCCGRGYDQFKTYKHERCHCKFHWCCYVKCKRCTSLVDQFVCK; translated from the coding sequence cctccctctctctctctcctcttccagtcGGTGTATAACCTGGCCAACGTGGCGTGTAAGTGTCACGGCGTGTCCGGTTCCTGTAGTCTGAAGACGTGCTGGCTCCAGCTGGCAGACTTCCGCCGCGTCGGAGAGTTTCTGAAGGAGAAGTACGACAGCGCCGCCGCCATGCGCATCGGACGCAAAGGAAAACTGGAGCAGGTCGATAAACGCTTCAACGTCCCCACCCCGGAGGATCTGGTCTACACCGACCAGAGCCCAGACTACTGTCTGAAGAACGACACCACCGGCTCCATGGGAACCCTGGGGAGACTCTGTAACAAGACGTCAGAGGGGATGGATGGCTGTGAACTCATGTGCTGCGGGAGAGGATACGATCAGTTCAAGACCTATAAGCATGAGAGATGTCACTGCAAGTTTCACTGGTGTTGTTATGTCAAGTGTAAGAGGTGCACTTCACTGGTGGATCAGTTTGTCTGTAAGTAG